In one window of Tellurirhabdus rosea DNA:
- a CDS encoding penicillin-binding protein, translated as MSMGSQNVKQVIIGRARLASIGVTIFALAIIARLIYVQYYQTFNGKLWKDRISGTRLKREEIPASRGNIYATDGSLLATSLPYYKVGFDPCAIRDSLTYYKYIGVAARQFAAYFGDAPAEVYLEKFNRAREEDDHHVPVPIRQRLVTFEERLMMREWPFFRRDTIINKKEIDRAKREGGKVPAPVRLIGGKFDVVYQRYKPFGNMALRTVGYLNAKDGNGLVGLEASFQKELAGRKGISLVKTLSHGYKMPVEDGSDVKPEPGMDIYTTLDVNFQDIAEATLRESLVANKADKGCVLIMDVQTGALKAVANLTNVKGQYVETFNHALAGRTDPGSTFKLATMMALLEDKAIRPTDIFDVGGGSIRYRTVTISDAGHRGYGKISAQQIFEKSSNVGIHLMMQKHFYKQPERYLRYLNQFRLTKPTGFQMKGETPPVIRTPSSKGWSKISLAFMAYGYEMQLTPLQMLTFYNAVANDGKWVRPMIVREIRSGADVVEEFKPYVDPNPIASASTIRQVKRMLEGVITNGTARGIGRTLTHYTIAGKTGTAQKLINGRYQPGIYYTSFIGYFPANKPRYSMLVVVDSPRGDNVDLLMGGAVAAPVFRAIADRIFAYDVTMHTPLKGQPSAPLKGEPMAGLATDMRTISAELNLPSQPDSDGWVRTESGSQWQKQLSKNRVPDLRGMTLRDALYMLENRGFSVRFQGVGKVVAQSVAAGEPLPQPRKITLTLKPSARPDSLLKQEPLPPVTPIAMGPGRRN; from the coding sequence CCGGCTGATTTACGTCCAGTATTACCAGACCTTCAACGGCAAGCTCTGGAAAGACCGGATTTCGGGAACCCGCCTCAAACGGGAAGAAATTCCGGCCAGTCGGGGCAACATCTACGCCACCGACGGGAGCCTGCTGGCAACCTCGCTGCCGTACTACAAAGTCGGGTTCGACCCCTGCGCTATCCGCGATTCGCTGACGTATTACAAATACATCGGGGTGGCCGCCCGGCAGTTTGCGGCTTATTTCGGGGACGCTCCGGCGGAGGTCTATCTGGAAAAATTCAACCGGGCGCGGGAGGAAGACGATCACCACGTACCGGTTCCCATCCGGCAGCGGCTGGTGACGTTCGAGGAGCGCCTGATGATGCGGGAATGGCCTTTTTTTCGCCGGGATACCATTATCAACAAGAAAGAAATCGACCGGGCCAAACGGGAAGGCGGCAAGGTGCCCGCCCCGGTTCGGCTGATCGGCGGCAAATTCGACGTGGTCTACCAGCGGTATAAGCCGTTTGGCAACATGGCCCTGCGGACGGTCGGCTACCTCAATGCCAAAGACGGTAACGGGCTGGTGGGCCTGGAAGCCAGCTTTCAGAAAGAACTGGCCGGTCGGAAAGGCATCAGCCTCGTCAAAACGCTGTCGCATGGCTACAAAATGCCGGTGGAAGACGGCTCGGACGTGAAGCCGGAGCCGGGAATGGATATTTACACGACGCTGGATGTCAATTTTCAGGACATCGCCGAGGCGACCCTGCGCGAAAGTCTGGTGGCCAACAAGGCTGATAAGGGCTGCGTGCTGATTATGGACGTGCAGACCGGCGCCCTCAAAGCCGTCGCGAACCTGACCAACGTGAAGGGGCAGTACGTCGAGACGTTCAACCACGCCCTAGCGGGTCGCACCGATCCCGGTTCCACCTTCAAACTGGCGACGATGATGGCCCTGCTCGAAGACAAAGCCATTCGTCCGACGGATATTTTCGACGTGGGCGGGGGCAGCATCCGGTACCGGACCGTCACGATTTCCGACGCCGGGCACCGGGGCTACGGCAAGATTTCGGCCCAGCAGATTTTCGAAAAATCGTCCAACGTCGGCATCCACCTGATGATGCAGAAGCACTTTTACAAACAGCCCGAACGCTACCTGCGCTACCTGAACCAGTTCCGGCTGACCAAGCCGACGGGCTTCCAGATGAAAGGGGAGACCCCGCCGGTGATCCGGACGCCCTCGTCGAAGGGCTGGAGCAAGATTTCGCTGGCGTTTATGGCGTATGGCTACGAAATGCAGCTCACCCCGCTGCAAATGCTCACGTTTTACAATGCCGTGGCCAACGACGGCAAGTGGGTGCGGCCCATGATCGTCCGGGAAATCCGGAGCGGAGCGGACGTGGTGGAGGAGTTCAAGCCATACGTAGACCCTAACCCGATTGCCTCGGCGTCGACCATCCGGCAGGTGAAACGGATGCTGGAAGGCGTGATCACCAACGGCACGGCGCGCGGCATCGGCCGGACGCTGACCCACTACACCATCGCCGGGAAGACCGGGACGGCTCAGAAACTCATCAACGGCCGCTACCAGCCCGGCATTTATTACACCTCGTTTATCGGCTATTTTCCCGCCAACAAACCCCGCTACAGCATGCTGGTGGTGGTGGACAGCCCGCGCGGCGACAACGTCGACCTGCTGATGGGCGGCGCGGTGGCGGCTCCGGTCTTCCGGGCGATTGCCGACCGGATCTTTGCCTACGACGTCACCATGCACACGCCCCTGAAGGGCCAGCCGAGCGCGCCGCTGAAAGGCGAGCCGATGGCCGGTCTGGCGACGGACATGCGCACCATCAGCGCAGAACTGAATCTGCCGAGCCAACCCGATTCGGACGGCTGGGTGCGGACCGAAAGCGGCAGCCAGTGGCAGAAGCAACTGTCCAAAAACCGGGTGCCGGACCTGCGCGGCATGACCCTGCGCGACGCCCTGTACATGCTCGAAAACCGGGGTTTCTCGGTCCGCTTCCAGGGCGTCGGTAAGGTGGTGGCGCAATCGGTGGCTGCCGGCGAACCGCTGCCCCAGCCCCGAAAAATTACACTGACGCTGAAACCGTCTGCCCGACCGGATTCGCTGCTGAAACAGGAGCCACTTCCTCCGGTCACGCCCATTGCGATGGGGCCGGGAAGACGTAATTGA
- the mraY gene encoding phospho-N-acetylmuramoyl-pentapeptide-transferase, producing MLYYLFSYLDQNYNFPGAGVFKYLSFRAAAAITLALLIAAIFGRKIIDILRSKQIGEEIRDLGLEGQMQKRGTPTMGGFIILCSLLFPVLLFANISNVYIVLLLVSAVWTGLIGFLDDYLKVHKKNKEGLHGRFKVVGQVGLGLIVGLTLSFNDYVKIRVYEKTTPAAAILGQETFRDVKSTLTTIPFLKNNEFDYNSLLFGLVPDQYTWIIYTIACIFIITAVSNGANITDGIDGLAAGTSIIIGLTLAVFAWVSGTKTIAQYLNIMYIPNSGELVIFCAAFVGALIGFLWYNSYPAQVFMGDTGSLMLGSVIAVLALAVRKELLIPILCGIFFVELLSVILQVSYFRYQKKKHGIEYARTHRLFLMSPLHHHFQKKGYHEAKIVIRFLIIGILLAVASLVTLKLR from the coding sequence ATGCTTTATTACCTTTTCAGTTACCTCGACCAGAACTATAACTTTCCCGGGGCCGGGGTTTTCAAATACCTGTCGTTTCGGGCGGCGGCGGCCATTACGCTTGCTCTTCTGATTGCGGCTATTTTCGGCCGAAAAATCATCGACATTCTGCGTTCCAAGCAGATTGGCGAAGAAATCCGCGACCTGGGTCTGGAAGGACAGATGCAGAAACGCGGCACGCCGACGATGGGGGGCTTCATCATCCTGTGTTCGCTGCTGTTTCCGGTGCTGCTTTTTGCCAATATCAGCAATGTCTACATCGTGCTGCTGCTGGTATCGGCGGTCTGGACGGGCCTCATCGGCTTTCTGGACGATTACCTGAAGGTTCACAAGAAAAACAAGGAAGGGCTGCACGGCCGGTTTAAGGTGGTCGGGCAGGTGGGGCTGGGCCTGATCGTGGGGCTGACGCTGTCGTTCAACGATTACGTCAAAATCCGGGTGTACGAAAAAACAACGCCGGCCGCGGCCATTCTCGGGCAGGAAACGTTCCGCGATGTGAAGTCCACGCTGACGACCATTCCGTTCCTGAAAAACAACGAGTTCGATTATAATTCGCTGCTCTTTGGCCTCGTGCCGGACCAGTACACCTGGATTATTTACACCATTGCCTGCATCTTCATCATCACGGCGGTGTCCAACGGGGCCAACATCACGGACGGCATCGACGGGCTGGCGGCGGGCACGTCCATCATTATCGGCCTGACGCTGGCGGTTTTTGCCTGGGTTTCCGGTACGAAGACCATCGCGCAGTATCTGAACATCATGTACATTCCGAACTCCGGGGAACTGGTTATTTTCTGCGCCGCTTTTGTGGGCGCGCTGATCGGGTTTCTGTGGTATAATTCGTACCCGGCGCAGGTGTTCATGGGCGATACGGGCAGCCTGATGCTGGGGAGCGTTATCGCCGTGCTGGCGCTGGCGGTGCGGAAAGAACTGCTGATTCCGATTCTGTGCGGTATCTTCTTCGTCGAACTGCTCTCGGTCATTCTGCAGGTGAGTTATTTCCGATACCAGAAAAAGAAGCACGGCATCGAGTACGCCCGGACGCACCGGCTGTTCCTGATGTCGCCGCTGCACCACCACTTTCAGAAGAAAGGCTACCACGAAGCCAAAATCGTTATCCGTTTTCTGATTATCGGCATTCTGCTGGCGGTCGCCTCGCTGGTGACGCTGAAATTGAGATAA
- a CDS encoding UDP-N-acetylmuramoyl-L-alanyl-D-glutamate--2,6-diaminopimelate ligase encodes MQLTDLLYKVPLQSTSGPMSVDITGLTMDSRQAAPGSLFAAIRGTQTDGHQFIPKALELGATAILCEQLPDERPEGVSFIQVEDSAYALGLLAATFYGHPSRKLKLVGVTGTNGKTSTATLLFRLFRKLGYRVGLLSTVQNQIDEEVIPATHTTPDVISLNELLQRMLHHGCTHVFMEVSSHAVVQHRITGLQFTGGIFTNITHDHLDFHKTFDNYIRAKKGFFDGLPASAFALVNLDDKRGLVMLQNTAARKETFSLQTLGTFKGRILSEGLFGLHMDVDGREVWFKITGRFNAYNLLGVYGAAVLLGENAEDVLTELSSISSPPGRFETVISDNEVVGIVDYAHTPDALQNVLETINGLRQGAEKIITVVGCGGNRDAAKRPVMAEIACKFSDRVILTSDNPRFEDPMAILEQMQAGVPPIDFKKTQTIVDRREAILKAVQMAGPHDVVLIAGKGHETYQEIQGVKHDFDDRKVLREAFAKSEIGRSE; translated from the coding sequence ATGCAACTAACCGACCTTCTTTACAAAGTACCGCTCCAGTCGACTTCCGGGCCGATGAGCGTTGACATTACGGGCCTGACGATGGATTCCCGCCAGGCGGCGCCGGGCAGTTTGTTCGCCGCCATCCGCGGAACCCAGACCGACGGGCACCAGTTCATCCCGAAAGCGCTGGAACTCGGCGCAACGGCCATCCTCTGCGAACAATTGCCCGACGAACGGCCCGAAGGCGTGTCGTTTATCCAGGTCGAAGATTCCGCCTACGCGCTCGGGCTGCTGGCGGCGACCTTCTACGGGCACCCGTCCCGGAAGCTGAAACTGGTGGGCGTGACGGGCACCAATGGCAAGACCTCGACGGCGACGCTGCTGTTCCGGCTGTTCCGCAAACTGGGCTACCGGGTCGGGCTGCTGTCGACGGTGCAGAACCAGATCGACGAGGAAGTGATCCCGGCGACCCACACCACGCCCGACGTGATCAGCCTGAATGAACTGCTTCAGCGGATGCTGCACCACGGCTGTACCCACGTGTTTATGGAAGTCAGCTCGCACGCGGTGGTGCAGCACCGGATTACGGGTTTGCAGTTTACGGGTGGCATTTTTACGAACATCACGCACGACCACCTCGATTTTCACAAGACGTTCGACAATTACATCCGGGCCAAAAAAGGCTTTTTCGATGGACTTCCGGCCTCGGCGTTTGCCCTGGTAAACCTCGATGACAAACGGGGACTGGTGATGCTCCAGAACACGGCAGCCCGCAAGGAAACGTTTTCGCTCCAAACGCTGGGAACGTTCAAAGGCCGGATTCTGTCGGAAGGGCTTTTTGGACTGCACATGGACGTCGATGGCCGGGAGGTCTGGTTCAAGATTACGGGCCGGTTCAACGCCTACAACCTGCTGGGCGTCTACGGCGCGGCTGTACTGCTGGGCGAAAACGCCGAGGACGTGCTGACCGAACTGTCGAGCATTTCGAGTCCGCCGGGGCGGTTCGAGACGGTGATTTCGGACAACGAGGTGGTCGGCATTGTCGATTACGCCCACACGCCCGACGCCCTGCAAAACGTTCTCGAAACCATCAACGGACTGCGGCAGGGGGCCGAGAAGATCATCACGGTGGTGGGCTGCGGGGGCAACCGCGACGCCGCCAAACGGCCCGTCATGGCCGAAATCGCCTGCAAATTCAGCGACCGGGTGATTCTGACCTCCGACAATCCGCGCTTTGAAGACCCGATGGCCATTCTGGAGCAGATGCAGGCCGGTGTTCCGCCGATTGACTTTAAGAAAACCCAGACTATCGTAGACCGCCGGGAAGCGATCCTGAAAGCCGTGCAGATGGCCGGGCCGCACGATGTCGTGCTGATTGCCGGAAAAGGGCACGAAACCTATCAGGAGATTCAGGGCGTCAAACACGACTTCGACGACCGTAAAGTGCTGCGGGAAGCCTTTGCAAAGAGTGAAATCGGACGGAGCGAATGA